One segment of Streptomyces sp. YIM 121038 DNA contains the following:
- the zwf gene encoding glucose-6-phosphate dehydrogenase: MTAVHGANPLRDAADRRLPRIAGPSGLVIFGVTGDLSRKKLMPAVYDLANRGLLPPGFSLIGFARREWQDEDFAQEVHDAVKEHARTPFREEVWQQLIQGMRFVQGNFDDDDAFEQLKATIEDLDKKQGTGGNFAFYLSVPPKFFPQVVQQLKKHGLADAPEGSWRRAVIEKPFGHDLKSAQELNAIVHEVFAPDQVFRIDHYLGKETVQNILALRFANQMFEPIWNRSYVDHVQITMAEDIGIGGRAGYYDGIGAARDVIQNHLLQLMALTAMEEPASFDADALVAEKAKVLGAVRLPKDLGRDTVRGQYSAGWQGGEKAVGYLQEDGIDAKSKTDTYAAVKLSVDNRRWAGVPFYLRTGKRLGRRVTEIAVVFQRAPHSPFDHTATEELGQNAIVIRVQPDEGITVRFGSKVPGTSMEIRDVSMDFAYGESFTESSPEAYERLILDVLLGDANLFPRTEEVELSWKILDPIEEYWDTHGKPAQYPSGTWGPVEADEMLARDGRSWRRP, encoded by the coding sequence GAGCCAATCCGCTTCGTGACGCCGCGGACCGACGGCTCCCGCGCATCGCGGGGCCGTCGGGCCTGGTCATCTTCGGCGTGACGGGCGACCTGTCCCGGAAGAAGCTGATGCCGGCGGTGTACGACCTGGCCAACCGCGGTCTGCTGCCGCCCGGCTTCTCCCTGATCGGCTTCGCCCGCCGTGAGTGGCAGGACGAGGACTTCGCGCAGGAGGTGCACGACGCGGTCAAGGAACACGCGCGCACGCCCTTCCGCGAGGAGGTCTGGCAGCAGCTCATCCAGGGCATGCGCTTCGTCCAGGGCAACTTCGACGACGACGACGCCTTCGAGCAGCTCAAGGCCACCATCGAGGACCTGGACAAGAAGCAGGGCACGGGCGGCAACTTCGCCTTCTACCTGTCGGTCCCCCCGAAGTTCTTCCCGCAGGTCGTCCAGCAGCTCAAGAAGCACGGCCTCGCGGACGCGCCCGAGGGCTCGTGGCGGCGCGCCGTCATCGAGAAGCCCTTCGGCCACGACCTGAAGTCGGCCCAGGAGCTGAACGCGATCGTCCACGAGGTGTTCGCCCCGGACCAGGTGTTCCGGATCGACCACTACCTGGGCAAGGAGACCGTCCAGAACATCCTGGCGCTCCGCTTCGCCAACCAGATGTTCGAGCCGATCTGGAACCGGTCGTACGTCGACCACGTGCAGATCACCATGGCCGAGGACATCGGCATCGGCGGCCGCGCGGGCTACTACGACGGCATCGGCGCCGCCCGTGACGTCATCCAGAACCACCTGCTCCAGCTGATGGCCCTGACCGCCATGGAGGAGCCCGCCTCCTTCGACGCGGACGCGCTGGTCGCCGAGAAGGCCAAGGTGCTCGGCGCCGTACGCCTGCCGAAGGACCTGGGCCGCGACACCGTGCGCGGGCAGTACTCCGCCGGGTGGCAGGGCGGCGAGAAGGCCGTCGGCTACCTCCAGGAAGACGGCATCGACGCCAAGTCGAAGACCGATACGTACGCCGCCGTCAAGCTGTCGGTGGACAACCGCCGCTGGGCGGGCGTCCCGTTCTACCTGCGCACCGGCAAGCGCCTCGGCCGCCGCGTCACGGAGATCGCGGTCGTCTTCCAGCGCGCCCCGCACTCCCCCTTCGACCACACGGCGACGGAGGAGCTCGGCCAGAACGCCATCGTCATCCGCGTCCAGCCGGACGAGGGCATCACGGTCCGCTTCGGCTCCAAGGTGCCCGGCACCTCCATGGAGATCCGGGACGTGTCGATGGACTTCGCGTACGGCGAGTCCTTCACCGAGTCCAGCCCGGAGGCCTACGAACGGCTGATCCTGGACGTCCTACTCGGCGACGCCAACCTCTTCCCGCGCACGGAGGAGGTCGAGCTGTCCTGGAAGATCCTCGACCCGATCGAGGAGTACTGGGACACCCACGGCAAGCCCGCACAGTACCCGTCCGGTACGTGGGGCCCGGTCGAGGCGGACGAGATGCTTGCACGAGACGGACGGAGCTGGCGCCGGCCATGA
- the opcA gene encoding glucose-6-phosphate dehydrogenase assembly protein OpcA yields the protein MKIDLTDTTASKINKALVQGRRAIGTPAVGMVLTLVIVTDEENAYDALKAASEASREHPSRTLVVIKRVSRSPRDRTSSRLDAEVRVGADAGTGETVVLRLYGDVINHAQSVVLPLLLPDAPTVVWWPVNAPIDPAQDPLGALAQRRVTDTYAAEQPIQELTARAEAYHPGDTDLSWTRITPWRSMLAAALDQVTCEVTAAEVEGEEFNPSVELLAMWLADRLSVPVRRSLSTGPGLTGVRMETNCGPIVLDRADGALATLSIQGQPDRAVALKRRETSELIAEELRRLDPDDTYASALRFGVDRLDETARSAMTATAPQEPDASGSAEQAPKGGGRTSKKTASAKKAPAKKAAAK from the coding sequence ATGAAGATCGACCTTACGGACACCACGGCCAGCAAGATCAACAAGGCGCTCGTACAGGGGCGCCGGGCGATCGGCACCCCGGCCGTGGGCATGGTCCTCACCCTCGTCATCGTCACCGACGAGGAGAACGCGTACGACGCCCTGAAGGCGGCGAGCGAGGCCTCGCGCGAGCACCCCTCGCGCACGCTCGTCGTCATCAAGCGCGTCTCGCGTTCGCCCCGGGACCGCACGTCCTCACGCCTGGACGCCGAGGTCCGCGTCGGCGCCGACGCGGGCACCGGCGAAACGGTGGTCCTGCGGCTCTACGGCGATGTCATCAACCACGCCCAGTCGGTGGTCCTGCCGCTGCTCCTGCCGGACGCCCCGACCGTCGTGTGGTGGCCGGTGAACGCCCCGATCGACCCCGCCCAGGACCCCCTGGGCGCGCTCGCCCAGCGCCGGGTCACCGACACCTACGCCGCCGAGCAGCCCATCCAGGAGCTGACCGCGCGCGCCGAGGCGTACCACCCCGGCGACACCGACCTGTCCTGGACCCGGATCACGCCGTGGCGCTCCATGCTCGCGGCCGCCCTGGACCAGGTCACCTGCGAGGTCACCGCCGCCGAGGTGGAGGGCGAGGAGTTCAACCCGAGCGTCGAGCTGCTCGCGATGTGGCTCGCCGACCGGCTCTCCGTACCGGTCAGGCGCAGCCTGTCCACGGGCCCGGGCCTGACCGGCGTGCGCATGGAGACCAACTGCGGCCCGATCGTGCTCGACCGGGCGGACGGCGCGCTCGCCACGCTCTCCATCCAGGGCCAGCCGGACCGCGCGGTGGCGCTCAAGCGCCGCGAGACCTCCGAGCTGATCGCGGAGGAGCTGCGCCGCCTCGACCCCGACGACACCTACGCGTCGGCGCTGAGGTTCGGCGTCGACCGGCTCGACGAGACGGCGCGGTCGGCCATGACGGCGACGGCCCCCCAGGAGCCGGACGCGTCCGGCTCGGCCGAGCAGGCCCCCAAGGGCGGCGGCCGTACGTCGAAGAAGACGGCCTCCGCGAAGAAGGCCCCGGCCAAGAAGGCGGCCGCGAAGTGA
- the pgl gene encoding 6-phosphogluconolactonase — protein sequence MTTAPQLVVHRDKELMAQAAAARLITKIVDAQAARGYASVVLTGGRNGNGLLAALSSAPARDAVDWSRLDLWWGDERFLPEGDPERNYTQARAALLDSVPLDPARVHPMPASDGPYGVGADGDGADAAAEAYAAELAAAAGPEDHGPVPTFDVLMLGVGPDTHVASLFPELPAVRETERTVVGVHGAPKPPPTRVSLTLPAIRCAREVWLLAAGEDKAKAAAIALSGAGEVQAPAAGAYGRSRTLWLLDAAAASQLPRDLYPPASP from the coding sequence GTGACCACCGCACCGCAGCTCGTCGTCCACCGCGACAAGGAGCTGATGGCCCAGGCCGCCGCGGCGCGCCTGATCACGAAGATCGTCGACGCGCAGGCGGCCCGTGGCTACGCCTCCGTGGTCCTCACCGGCGGCCGCAACGGCAACGGACTGCTCGCGGCGCTGAGTTCGGCCCCCGCGCGCGACGCCGTGGACTGGTCCCGGCTCGACCTGTGGTGGGGCGACGAGCGCTTCCTGCCGGAGGGCGACCCCGAGCGCAACTACACGCAGGCCCGCGCCGCCCTGCTCGACTCGGTGCCGCTCGACCCGGCGCGGGTGCACCCGATGCCCGCGTCGGACGGCCCGTACGGGGTGGGCGCCGACGGGGACGGCGCGGACGCCGCCGCCGAGGCGTACGCGGCCGAGCTGGCCGCGGCGGCCGGTCCCGAAGACCACGGCCCCGTGCCGACGTTCGACGTGCTCATGCTGGGCGTCGGCCCGGACACGCACGTGGCGTCGCTCTTCCCCGAGCTGCCCGCCGTCCGCGAGACGGAGCGGACGGTGGTCGGCGTGCACGGCGCGCCGAAGCCGCCGCCCACCCGGGTCTCGCTGACGCTGCCCGCGATCCGCTGCGCACGCGAGGTCTGGCTGCTCGCGGCGGGCGAGGACAAGGCGAAGGCGGCGGCGATCGCCCTGTCCGGGGCGGGTGAGGTCCAGGCCCCCGCGGCGGGCGCGTACGGCCGCTCCCGCACCCTGTGGCTCCTGGACGCGGCGGCGGCTTCCCAGCTCCCCCGGGACCTGTACCCACCGGCGTCGCCCTGA
- the pgi gene encoding glucose-6-phosphate isomerase, translating into MNAVGRTRLHQTAEWTALVKHREQLGEVRLRELFAADPGRAERYTAQVGDLHIDYSKHLITDETLALLRELAAATDVFGLRDAMFRGERINTTEGRAVLHTALRAPADAVVEVDGEDVVAGVHAVLEKMAAFAGQVRSGEWRGHTGKRIKNVVNVGIGGSDLGPAMAYEALRAYTDRDVTVRFVSNVDGADLHEAVRDLDAAETLFVIASKTFTTIETITNAEAARSWLLASLGDEAAVARHFVALSTNAEKVADFGIDTANMFGFWDWVGGRYSFDSAIGLSLMIAVGADAFGEMLEGFRLVDEHFCTAPAEANVPLLLGLLGVWYGNFHDAQSHAVLPYSHYLSKFTAYLQQLDMESNGKSVTRDGRAVEWQTGPVVWGTPGTNGQHAYYQLIHQGTKLIPADFIGFARPVEELGALAGQHDLLMANFFAQTQALAFGRTPEEVRAEGVAEDLVAHKTFRGNHPTTTILARELTPSVLGQLIALYEHKVFVQGAVWNIDSFDQWGVELGKVLAKRVEPALTQGADVPGLDPSTTALVTKYRALRGR; encoded by the coding sequence ATGAACGCAGTTGGCCGCACCAGGCTCCACCAGACGGCCGAGTGGACGGCCCTGGTCAAGCACCGGGAGCAGCTGGGGGAGGTGCGGCTGCGGGAGCTGTTCGCCGCTGACCCCGGCCGTGCCGAGCGCTACACGGCGCAGGTCGGCGATCTGCACATCGACTATTCCAAGCACCTGATCACGGACGAGACCCTCGCGCTCTTGCGGGAACTGGCCGCCGCCACTGATGTGTTCGGGTTGCGGGATGCCATGTTCCGGGGCGAGAGGATCAATACGACGGAGGGGCGGGCGGTGCTGCACACGGCGCTGCGTGCCCCGGCGGATGCCGTGGTCGAGGTCGACGGTGAGGACGTGGTGGCGGGTGTGCACGCGGTGCTGGAGAAGATGGCGGCGTTCGCGGGGCAGGTCCGTTCGGGTGAGTGGAGGGGCCACACCGGCAAGCGGATCAAGAACGTGGTCAATGTGGGTATCGGGGGTTCCGACCTCGGTCCGGCGATGGCTTATGAGGCGTTGCGTGCTTATACCGACCGCGATGTGACGGTCCGTTTCGTGTCGAACGTGGACGGTGCCGATCTGCACGAGGCCGTGCGGGATCTGGATGCGGCGGAGACGTTGTTCGTCATCGCGTCCAAGACGTTCACGACGATCGAGACGATCACCAATGCCGAGGCTGCCCGTTCCTGGCTCCTGGCGTCCCTTGGTGACGAGGCGGCCGTGGCCAGGCATTTCGTGGCGCTGTCGACGAATGCCGAGAAGGTGGCGGACTTCGGTATCGACACGGCGAACATGTTCGGGTTCTGGGACTGGGTGGGGGGTCGTTACTCCTTCGATTCGGCGATCGGTCTGTCGTTGATGATCGCGGTCGGTGCGGATGCGTTCGGGGAGATGCTGGAGGGTTTCCGTCTGGTGGATGAGCATTTCTGTACGGCTCCGGCGGAGGCGAATGTGCCGTTGCTGCTCGGGCTGCTGGGTGTCTGGTACGGCAACTTCCATGACGCGCAGTCGCATGCGGTGCTGCCGTATTCGCATTATCTGTCGAAGTTCACGGCGTATCTGCAGCAGCTGGACATGGAGTCCAACGGCAAGTCCGTGACCCGGGACGGCAGGGCGGTGGAGTGGCAGACCGGTCCGGTGGTGTGGGGCACGCCCGGCACCAACGGCCAGCACGCGTACTACCAGCTGATTCATCAGGGTACGAAGCTCATTCCGGCGGACTTCATCGGCTTCGCGCGGCCGGTCGAGGAGCTGGGTGCGCTCGCGGGCCAGCACGATCTGCTGATGGCCAACTTCTTCGCGCAGACGCAGGCGCTGGCCTTCGGCAGGACGCCTGAGGAGGTGCGGGCCGAGGGGGTGGCGGAGGACCTGGTGGCGCACAAGACGTTCCGGGGCAACCATCCCACGACGACGATCCTCGCGCGGGAGCTGACGCCCTCGGTGCTGGGCCAGCTCATCGCGCTCTATGAGCACAAGGTGTTCGTCCAGGGCGCGGTCTGGAACATCGACTCCTTCGACCAGTGGGGCGTCGAGCTGGGCAAGGTCCTCGCCAAGCGCGTCGAACCCGCCCTGACCCAGGGCGCGGACGTCCCCGGCCTCGACCCGTCCACGACGGCCCTGGTCACGAAGTACCGCGCCCTGCGCGGCCGTTGA